In the genome of Dickeya fangzhongdai, one region contains:
- a CDS encoding glycoside hydrolase family 1 protein, producing MSVSKTYPSDLNAFPPDFLWGGATAANQLEGAWNVGGKGLSVSDVYTFDSRTPKERWLDQWLFMTHQQVADAQDPHSKKYYPKRKGNGFYYHYKEDIALFAEMGFKCFRMSIAWTRIFPRGDETEPNEDGLAFYDRVLDALLAHNIQPIVSLSHYEMPLCLVTEYGGWPNRKLVDFYVRFATTVFERYRHKVKYWMTFNEINCVKHHPYVSVGVIEEDNPHLEQDKYQGVHHQFIASALATKACHQIIPSSQVGCMISYQILYPNTCHPDDLQACEEAQRVSLFFSDVQARGYYPAYTDRMLAEKGVVLNKEQGDDEILRQYPVDYVSFSYYMSSTVSAHPEKLEGATGNLITGGIRNPYLPTSEWGWQIDPKGLRLALNQLYDRYQKPLFIAENGLGAVDSVNPDGSIDDDYRIEYLRQHVEQMKEALADGVKLFGYTWWGPIDVVSAGTSQISKRYGFIYVDQDDDGHGTQQRSRKKSFYWYRKLIASNGADLD from the coding sequence ATGAGCGTATCAAAAACGTATCCATCGGATTTAAACGCTTTTCCACCGGATTTTCTGTGGGGCGGCGCGACGGCCGCCAACCAACTGGAAGGCGCCTGGAACGTGGGCGGCAAAGGGCTGTCGGTATCGGACGTGTATACCTTTGACAGCCGCACGCCCAAAGAACGCTGGCTGGATCAGTGGCTGTTTATGACCCACCAGCAGGTGGCGGACGCGCAGGACCCGCACAGTAAAAAGTACTATCCAAAACGTAAGGGCAACGGCTTTTATTACCACTACAAGGAAGATATCGCGCTGTTCGCCGAGATGGGCTTCAAGTGCTTTCGTATGTCGATCGCCTGGACGCGCATTTTTCCGCGCGGCGACGAAACCGAACCGAATGAAGATGGGCTGGCGTTTTACGACCGGGTGCTTGATGCCCTGCTGGCGCACAACATTCAGCCGATTGTGTCGTTGTCCCACTACGAGATGCCGCTGTGTCTGGTTACCGAATACGGCGGCTGGCCCAATCGTAAGCTGGTCGATTTTTACGTGCGTTTCGCCACCACGGTATTCGAGCGCTATCGGCACAAGGTCAAATACTGGATGACCTTCAACGAGATCAACTGCGTCAAACATCACCCCTACGTCAGCGTCGGGGTGATCGAAGAAGACAATCCGCATCTGGAGCAGGACAAGTATCAGGGCGTGCACCATCAGTTTATCGCCAGCGCGCTGGCGACCAAAGCCTGTCATCAGATCATTCCCAGTTCGCAGGTCGGCTGTATGATCAGCTACCAGATCCTTTATCCCAACACCTGTCACCCGGACGATCTGCAGGCCTGCGAGGAAGCGCAGCGGGTATCGCTGTTCTTCAGCGACGTGCAGGCACGCGGTTACTACCCGGCCTATACCGACCGTATGCTGGCGGAAAAAGGCGTGGTGCTGAACAAGGAACAGGGGGACGACGAGATCCTGCGGCAGTACCCGGTGGATTACGTGTCGTTTAGCTACTACATGTCCAGCACCGTCAGCGCCCACCCGGAAAAGCTGGAAGGCGCGACCGGCAACCTGATCACCGGCGGCATCCGCAATCCCTATCTGCCCACCAGCGAATGGGGCTGGCAGATTGACCCGAAAGGGTTGCGGCTGGCGCTCAACCAGCTGTATGACCGCTATCAGAAACCGCTGTTCATCGCCGAAAACGGGCTGGGCGCGGTGGATAGCGTCAATCCGGACGGTTCAATCGACGATGACTACCGCATCGAATACCTGCGTCAACATGTGGAACAAATGAAGGAAGCGCTGGCGGACGGCGTCAAACTGTTCGGCTACACCTGGTGGGGGCCGATCGACGTGGTCAGCGCCGGCACCTCGCAAATCTCCAAGCGCTACGGCTTTATTTACGTCGATCAGGACGACGACGGCCACGGCACCCAGCAGCGCTCGCGCAAGAAGAGCTTCTACTGGTATCGAAAATTGATCGCCTCCAACGGCGCGGACCTCGACTGA
- the galR gene encoding HTH-type transcriptional regulator GalR: protein MATIKDVARLAGVSVATVSRVINDSPKASAQARNAVLQAMQQLQYHPNANARALAQQSTETLGLVVSDVSDPFFGTMVKAVEQEAYRTGNFLLIGNGYHVAHKERQAIEQLIRHRCAALVVHAKMLPDEELTQLMEQIPGMVLINRILPGYEARCVALDNRYGAWLATRHLILQGHRQIGILCSNHAISDADDRLAGYRDALAEHAIPLDEQLIAYGEPDESGGEAAMITLLERGRPLTALSCYNDPMAAGALAVLSDNGIEVPRDMSLIGFDDVLLSRYLRPRLTTIRYPITAMATQAAQIALALANDTPLPNAINLFHPTLIRRHSVASLNNGH from the coding sequence ATGGCCACCATTAAGGACGTCGCCAGGCTGGCTGGCGTGTCGGTCGCAACCGTGTCGCGCGTCATCAACGATTCGCCGAAAGCCAGCGCACAGGCGCGCAACGCCGTACTGCAGGCCATGCAGCAGTTGCAATACCATCCGAACGCCAACGCCCGCGCGCTGGCCCAGCAATCCACCGAAACGCTGGGGCTGGTGGTGTCCGACGTATCCGATCCCTTTTTCGGCACGATGGTCAAAGCGGTGGAGCAGGAGGCTTATCGCACCGGCAACTTCCTGCTGATAGGCAATGGCTACCACGTGGCGCACAAGGAGCGTCAGGCGATCGAACAGCTGATTCGCCACCGCTGCGCGGCGCTGGTGGTCCACGCTAAAATGCTGCCGGATGAGGAACTCACGCAACTGATGGAACAGATTCCGGGCATGGTGCTGATCAATCGCATCCTGCCGGGGTATGAAGCGCGCTGCGTGGCGCTGGATAACCGCTACGGCGCCTGGCTGGCGACCCGACACCTGATCCTGCAAGGGCATCGTCAGATCGGCATCCTGTGTTCCAACCACGCCATCTCCGACGCCGATGACCGTCTGGCCGGCTACCGGGACGCGCTGGCCGAGCACGCGATTCCGCTGGATGAGCAGTTGATCGCCTACGGCGAACCGGACGAAAGCGGCGGCGAAGCCGCGATGATCACGCTGCTGGAACGCGGCCGCCCGCTGACCGCGCTGAGCTGCTACAACGACCCGATGGCCGCCGGCGCGCTGGCGGTGCTGAGCGATAACGGCATTGAGGTGCCGCGGGATATGTCGCTGATCGGCTTCGATGATGTGCTGCTGTCGCGTTACCTGCGCCCGCGCCTTACCACTATCCGCTACCCGATTACCGCAATGGCGACGCAGGCGGCGCAGATTGCGCTGGCGCTGGCCAACGACACACCGCTGCCCAACGCCATCAACCTGTTCCACCCGACGCTGATCCGCCGTCATTCCGTCGCCAGTTTGAATAATGGGCACTAA
- a CDS encoding glycoside hydrolase family 1 protein — MSKVSMTLPEGFILGAAASAWQTEGWSGKKAGQDSYLDLWYKRDRQVWHNGYGPAVATDFYNRYREDVALMKQTGLTHFRTSINWSRFMLDYENGVVDEEYAAYIDNLIDEMHRQGIEPMLCLEHYELPAVLFEKYQGWSSKQVVEWFVQYADAVFARYAGKVKRWFTFNEPVVVQTRVYLDAARYPYQQDTGVWMQWNHHKNLATAKVVQLFRDKGYHRQGGSIGVILNPEVTYPRSSAAHDVEAARLYDLFYNRVFLDPALKGEYPAELLTLLEKHQVKWDYNEEELAIIRANTVDEVGINLYYPHRVKAPSRAWNSSTPFHPAYYYEHFELPGRRMNKSRGWEINPRIIYDMAMRLKDDYGNVPWFVSENGMGIENEGQFKDSRGVVQDDYRIAFIAEHLYWTLKAREDGANCLGYMLWAFTDNVSPMNAFKNRYGLIEIDLEHDRQRRPKKSAGWFRQVRDSGVLAFELDDEDK; from the coding sequence ATGAGCAAGGTATCAATGACCCTTCCCGAGGGCTTCATTCTGGGGGCGGCGGCGTCCGCCTGGCAGACAGAGGGATGGTCGGGTAAGAAAGCCGGGCAGGATTCCTATCTGGACTTGTGGTACAAGCGCGACCGTCAGGTGTGGCACAACGGCTACGGCCCGGCGGTGGCTACCGACTTCTACAACCGCTACCGCGAAGATGTGGCGCTGATGAAGCAAACCGGGCTGACCCATTTCCGCACCTCCATCAACTGGTCGCGCTTTATGCTGGACTACGAGAACGGTGTGGTGGATGAAGAATACGCCGCCTACATCGACAACCTGATCGACGAAATGCATCGGCAGGGCATCGAACCGATGCTGTGTCTGGAGCACTATGAACTGCCGGCGGTGCTGTTCGAGAAATATCAGGGCTGGTCGTCCAAACAGGTGGTGGAGTGGTTTGTACAGTACGCCGACGCGGTGTTCGCCCGCTATGCCGGCAAGGTTAAACGCTGGTTCACCTTCAACGAGCCTGTCGTGGTGCAGACTCGCGTCTATCTGGACGCGGCGCGCTATCCCTACCAGCAGGACACCGGCGTCTGGATGCAGTGGAACCACCACAAGAATCTGGCGACCGCCAAAGTGGTGCAACTGTTCCGCGACAAAGGCTATCACCGGCAGGGCGGCAGCATCGGGGTGATCCTCAATCCGGAAGTGACCTATCCCCGCTCCAGCGCCGCGCACGATGTGGAAGCGGCGCGCCTGTATGATCTGTTCTACAACCGGGTATTTCTGGATCCGGCGCTGAAAGGCGAGTACCCGGCGGAGTTATTGACGCTGCTGGAAAAACATCAGGTCAAATGGGATTACAACGAAGAAGAGCTGGCGATCATCCGCGCCAATACCGTGGATGAGGTGGGGATCAACCTCTACTACCCGCACCGGGTCAAAGCGCCCAGTCGGGCGTGGAACAGCAGCACGCCGTTCCACCCGGCCTACTACTACGAGCATTTCGAGCTGCCCGGCCGCCGCATGAATAAGTCCCGCGGCTGGGAAATCAACCCCCGCATTATTTACGACATGGCGATGCGCCTGAAAGACGACTACGGCAACGTGCCCTGGTTCGTGTCGGAAAACGGCATGGGGATTGAAAACGAAGGGCAGTTCAAAGACAGCCGCGGCGTGGTGCAGGATGATTACCGCATCGCGTTCATCGCCGAGCACCTTTACTGGACGCTGAAGGCGCGCGAAGACGGGGCCAACTGTCTGGGCTACATGCTGTGGGCGTTTACCGACAACGTCTCGCCGATGAACGCGTTCAAGAACCGTTACGGCCTGATTGAAATCGATCTGGAGCACGACCGGCAGCGGCGGCCGAAGAAATCGGCAGGCTGGTTCCGTCAGGTGCGGGACAGCGGCGTGCTGGCGTTCGAACTGGACGATGAAGATAAATAA
- a CDS encoding beta-glucoside-specific PTS transporter subunit IIABC — protein sequence MSVNYQETAKNIVALVGGEGNIRQVFHCITRLRFYLHQAQRIDRAQLEALDGVIGINVAGEQFQVIIGNDVADVYRALIRQFPLLASQTADAPEAGRPRHPISALLEAFSSIFSPVIPAIAGAGILKGILSLLVALHWVSNTNQTYLILSAISDGIFYFMPLVLAFSAAHKFGCNPYVAVALAATLLHPTLTKLFQGGGEITFLGLPVSPVSYASSVIPILLAVWLMSWVERRVDRIMPGALKTMFVPLLTLLIVAPVMLIAIGPLGIIVGNHLSTGIVWLVDNMGILAGLILGGTLSMIIITGMHYVLIPIMINNISKMGFDPFKIIFYIANMGQAGAAFGVFLRARDKKTKSLALSTSLTATMGITEPAMYGVNIRFKRPFAAALIGGACGGAFAMFFGVKTYAFALSGLPGLPALVGPTFLYALASMAISFTTATVMTCLLGFEENVGKAATPHEEQTVMPAAPVALSEHNEQLLHNEKLFAPVAGRVVALESLSDPVFAGEVFGKGIAIYPENGELLSPVNGRIESIFDTHHALTLKSDTGAEVLIHIGIDTVKLGGRHFIRHAQPGQIVEVGEPLVSFDLPALLAEGIDPSVIVIVTNTECYGEVSPLLNGDVHSRDALMKLTAAAA from the coding sequence ATGTCAGTTAATTATCAGGAGACGGCAAAGAACATTGTGGCGCTTGTCGGGGGGGAAGGAAATATCCGACAGGTTTTTCATTGTATTACCCGATTGCGTTTTTATTTGCATCAAGCGCAACGTATCGATCGCGCCCAGCTGGAAGCATTAGACGGGGTAATTGGTATTAATGTCGCCGGCGAACAGTTTCAGGTGATCATCGGCAACGACGTGGCGGATGTCTACCGCGCGTTGATCCGGCAGTTTCCGCTGCTGGCGAGCCAGACCGCCGACGCCCCGGAGGCCGGGCGGCCGCGACACCCTATCTCGGCGCTGCTGGAGGCGTTTTCCAGCATCTTCTCGCCGGTGATCCCGGCCATTGCCGGCGCCGGTATCCTCAAAGGGATCCTGTCGCTGCTGGTGGCGCTGCACTGGGTATCCAACACCAACCAAACCTACCTGATTCTGTCCGCCATCAGCGACGGTATTTTCTACTTTATGCCGCTGGTGCTGGCGTTCAGCGCCGCCCACAAGTTTGGCTGTAATCCGTATGTGGCGGTGGCGCTGGCGGCTACGTTGCTGCATCCCACTCTGACCAAGCTGTTTCAAGGCGGCGGCGAGATTACCTTCCTCGGGCTGCCGGTATCGCCGGTGTCTTACGCTTCGTCGGTGATCCCGATTCTGCTGGCGGTGTGGCTGATGTCCTGGGTGGAGCGCCGCGTCGACCGCATCATGCCCGGCGCGCTGAAAACCATGTTCGTGCCGCTGCTGACGTTGCTGATCGTCGCGCCAGTCATGCTGATCGCCATCGGCCCGCTCGGCATCATCGTCGGAAACCATCTTTCCACCGGTATCGTCTGGCTGGTGGACAACATGGGCATTCTCGCCGGGCTGATTCTGGGCGGCACGCTGTCGATGATCATCATCACCGGCATGCACTATGTGCTGATCCCCATCATGATCAACAACATCAGCAAGATGGGGTTCGATCCGTTCAAGATCATCTTCTATATCGCCAACATGGGGCAGGCGGGGGCGGCGTTCGGCGTGTTCCTGCGCGCCCGCGACAAGAAAACCAAGTCGCTGGCGTTGTCCACCAGCCTGACCGCCACTATGGGCATCACCGAGCCGGCGATGTACGGCGTCAATATCCGTTTCAAACGCCCGTTCGCCGCCGCGCTGATTGGCGGCGCCTGCGGCGGCGCGTTCGCCATGTTTTTCGGGGTGAAGACCTACGCCTTTGCCTTGAGCGGGCTGCCGGGGTTGCCCGCGCTGGTGGGGCCGACCTTCCTGTACGCGCTGGCCAGCATGGCGATTTCGTTCACCACGGCAACGGTGATGACCTGCTTACTCGGATTTGAAGAGAACGTGGGAAAAGCCGCCACGCCGCATGAAGAGCAGACGGTGATGCCGGCCGCGCCGGTGGCGCTGAGCGAGCATAACGAACAGCTATTGCATAACGAAAAACTGTTCGCGCCGGTGGCCGGTCGGGTGGTGGCGCTGGAGAGCCTCAGCGACCCGGTATTTGCCGGGGAGGTATTTGGCAAGGGGATCGCCATCTACCCGGAAAACGGCGAACTGCTGTCGCCAGTCAATGGGCGCATCGAGTCGATATTCGACACCCACCACGCGCTGACGCTCAAAAGCGACACCGGCGCCGAGGTGCTGATCCACATCGGCATCGACACCGTCAAACTCGGCGGCCGCCACTTTATCCGTCACGCCCAGCCCGGGCAGATAGTGGAAGTCGGTGAACCGCTGGTGAGCTTCGACCTGCCGGCGCTGCTGGCGGAAGGCATCGACCCCAGCGTAATCGTGATCGTCACCAATACCGAATGTTATGGCGAAGTGAGCCCGTTGCTGAATGGCGACGTCCACTCGCGCGACGCCTTGATGAAACTGACCGCTGCGGCGGCCTGA
- a CDS encoding PTS sugar transporter subunit IIB yields the protein MKRIVLACSAGMSTSLVVTKMEKEATARGMEYQIYAIPEQNLRDELQTYGDDIIAVLLGPQVRFKLAENKKLTDEYQIPIAVIDSVAYGTLNGAKVLDQALSLVN from the coding sequence ATGAAACGGATCGTACTGGCCTGCTCGGCAGGCATGTCCACGTCGCTGGTGGTGACCAAAATGGAAAAAGAAGCGACGGCGCGCGGCATGGAATACCAGATTTACGCCATTCCCGAACAGAACCTGCGGGATGAACTGCAAACCTACGGCGACGATATCATTGCGGTGCTGCTTGGGCCGCAGGTGCGCTTCAAGCTGGCGGAAAACAAGAAACTGACCGACGAGTACCAGATTCCGATTGCGGTGATCGACTCGGTGGCCTACGGCACCCTGAACGGCGCAAAGGTACTCGATCAGGCGCTGAGTTTGGTAAACTGA
- a CDS encoding PTS sugar transporter subunit IIC, with protein sequence MSFKDQAIDSLGSFANQFNSLRYIMAIKASFITLMPVIIVGAFSVLISNMVLDPRNGLASFAMFSFLAPLKPIMSGINYATLNFLTIGAVFLIGIELGRINGSRGLFPGLLAVICFISITPTTIDMVINGQTLPVKDVLARQFSDTKSLFLGMFIAILSVEIYSKLESVDRLRIKMPDSVPPNVSASFSALIPAIITVTLVATFGFTFQKVTGMYLYDAIYMVVQQPLESVVQSLPGLLILMFVAQLFWVIGIHGNQMIKPIREPLLLGAIAVNMTAFEQGHEVPNIITMPFWDVYMSIGGSGLTIGLLLAVMIASKRREMKEIAKISFGPCVFNINEPVIFGMPIMLNPILAIPFIITPLVTGTIGYFATSMGFAGKAVVMVPWTTPPIINAWLSTAGSMGAVATQIVCIIVATLIYLPFVKVASRRAEQAQREAEAGQVSAAKN encoded by the coding sequence ATGTCATTCAAGGATCAGGCCATCGATTCATTGGGATCGTTCGCCAACCAGTTCAACAGCCTGAGATACATCATGGCGATCAAAGCCTCGTTCATCACGCTGATGCCGGTGATCATCGTGGGCGCTTTCTCCGTGCTGATTTCCAATATGGTGCTTGACCCCAGGAACGGACTGGCGAGTTTCGCCATGTTCTCATTTCTGGCGCCGCTCAAGCCGATCATGAGCGGCATTAACTATGCCACGCTGAACTTTCTCACCATCGGCGCCGTGTTTCTGATCGGCATCGAGCTGGGGCGCATCAACGGCTCCCGCGGGCTGTTCCCCGGCTTGCTGGCGGTGATCTGCTTCATTTCCATCACTCCCACCACCATCGATATGGTGATCAACGGACAGACTTTGCCGGTGAAAGACGTGCTGGCGCGCCAGTTTTCCGACACCAAGAGCCTGTTCCTCGGCATGTTTATCGCCATTCTATCAGTCGAAATCTATTCGAAGCTGGAGTCGGTGGACCGGTTGCGCATCAAGATGCCGGACAGCGTGCCGCCGAATGTGTCGGCGTCGTTTTCGGCGTTGATCCCGGCGATCATCACCGTGACGCTGGTGGCGACCTTCGGTTTTACCTTCCAGAAAGTGACCGGCATGTACCTGTATGACGCCATCTATATGGTGGTGCAGCAGCCGCTGGAGTCGGTGGTGCAGAGCCTGCCGGGGCTGTTGATCCTGATGTTCGTCGCGCAGCTGTTCTGGGTGATCGGTATTCACGGCAACCAGATGATCAAGCCGATCCGCGAACCGCTGCTGCTGGGGGCCATCGCGGTGAACATGACCGCGTTCGAGCAAGGCCATGAGGTGCCGAACATCATCACCATGCCGTTCTGGGACGTGTACATGAGCATCGGCGGGTCCGGCCTGACCATCGGTCTGCTGCTGGCGGTGATGATCGCCTCCAAACGCCGGGAGATGAAAGAGATCGCCAAAATCTCTTTCGGGCCGTGCGTGTTCAACATCAACGAGCCGGTGATCTTCGGCATGCCGATCATGCTCAACCCGATTCTGGCTATTCCGTTCATCATCACGCCGCTGGTGACCGGCACCATCGGTTACTTCGCCACCAGCATGGGCTTTGCCGGTAAAGCGGTGGTGATGGTGCCCTGGACCACGCCGCCCATCATCAACGCCTGGCTGTCCACCGCCGGTTCTATGGGCGCGGTAGCGACGCAGATTGTCTGCATCATCGTCGCCACCCTGATTTACCTGCCGTTCGTCAAAGTGGCGTCCCGTCGCGCCGAGCAGGCGCAGCGTGAAGCGGAAGCCGGACAGGTCAGTGCAGCGAAAAACTAG
- the lpxO gene encoding lipid A hydroxylase LpxO, with translation MKYVILMVFILAVAYVHFRGRVRYKFWRQLSDHSTFTAPLNGFMYLFSRVPVTPYLRPGHFPELAVLQENWPMIREEGEKLLAMQEIKASDRYNDAGFNSFFKTGWKRFYLKWYEDAHPSADVMCPNTTALLRSLPSVKAAMFATLPDGSRLPRHRDPYAGSLRYHLGLKTPNDDRCFIEVDGERYSWRDGEGVLFDETYIHYAENTSGQNRLILFCDIERPMRYRWAQAINHWVGRNLMSAAAAPNTDADRTGGINRIFRYVYAIRKVGKRLKSWNKPVYYLVKWTLFGGIAALIWLAL, from the coding sequence ATGAAATATGTCATTCTGATGGTGTTTATTCTGGCGGTCGCCTATGTCCACTTTCGTGGTCGCGTACGTTATAAGTTCTGGCGCCAACTGTCGGATCACTCGACCTTTACCGCGCCGCTCAACGGCTTTATGTACTTGTTTTCCCGCGTCCCGGTGACGCCGTATCTCAGGCCCGGCCATTTCCCCGAACTGGCGGTGTTGCAGGAGAACTGGCCGATGATCCGGGAAGAGGGGGAAAAGCTGCTGGCAATGCAGGAAATCAAAGCGTCGGATCGCTATAACGACGCCGGTTTCAACTCGTTCTTTAAGACCGGCTGGAAACGGTTCTACCTGAAATGGTATGAGGATGCTCATCCGTCCGCGGATGTGATGTGCCCCAATACTACGGCGTTGCTGCGTTCACTGCCGTCGGTAAAGGCGGCGATGTTCGCCACCCTGCCGGATGGCAGTCGTTTGCCGCGCCACCGCGACCCGTACGCCGGTTCGCTGCGTTACCATCTGGGGCTGAAGACGCCCAATGACGATCGCTGTTTTATCGAGGTCGACGGCGAGCGCTACAGCTGGCGTGATGGCGAAGGCGTGCTGTTCGACGAAACCTATATTCATTATGCGGAAAACACCAGCGGTCAGAATCGGCTGATCCTGTTTTGCGATATCGAACGGCCGATGCGCTATCGCTGGGCGCAGGCGATCAATCACTGGGTGGGGCGCAATCTGATGAGCGCGGCGGCTGCGCCTAATACCGACGCGGATCGCACCGGCGGGATTAACCGGATCTTCCGCTATGTCTATGCGATCAGAAAAGTGGGCAAACGGCTGAAAAGCTGGAACAAGCCGGTTTACTATCTGGTGAAGTGGACGTTGTTCGGCGGTATTGCGGCGCTGATCTGGCTGGCGTTATAG
- a CDS encoding GNAT family N-acetyltransferase has protein sequence MTTMESQPTIGYLADYPHFETQVVDWLWQAFGDGLSRDFFASVVHHSMDKRALPLTFVALEGERLVGTVGLWRCDLISRQDLTPWLAALYVDERYRDRGLGAELQRFVVEFSRERGFDDLYLYADFSGYYERHGWRYLGDAPEYPDKMVRLYHRALR, from the coding sequence ATGACGACGATGGAATCTCAGCCAACGATTGGCTATCTGGCGGATTACCCGCATTTTGAAACCCAGGTCGTCGACTGGCTGTGGCAGGCGTTTGGCGACGGGCTGAGTCGGGACTTTTTTGCCAGCGTCGTGCATCACAGCATGGACAAACGGGCGTTGCCGCTGACGTTTGTGGCGCTGGAAGGCGAGCGACTGGTGGGCACCGTCGGGCTGTGGCGTTGCGATCTGATCAGCCGGCAGGATCTGACGCCCTGGCTGGCGGCGCTTTATGTGGACGAGCGCTACCGCGATCGCGGGCTGGGCGCCGAGCTACAGCGCTTTGTGGTGGAATTCAGCCGCGAGCGCGGCTTTGACGATCTCTATCTCTACGCCGATTTCAGCGGTTACTACGAACGCCACGGCTGGCGCTATCTCGGCGACGCGCCGGAGTACCCCGACAAAATGGTGCGGTTGTATCACCGCGCGTTAAGGTAA
- the licT gene encoding BglG family transcription antiterminator LicT, which translates to MKITQVLNNNVVSVTDNQGQELILTGCGLGFHSRTGQDVEMPRVEKIFRLQDNVISARFKDLAQEVPLEILQLTSDIVETVKKQLQQKLSEGIYVTLADHLAFALQCQRNGTLIQNPLHWEVRHFYKQEYAVAEQALALIRETLGVTLPEDEACSIALHIVNAELGDNIGNMKQITQLIYQVQNIVKYYFQVPLDENNGNYYRFITHLKFFSQRVVEGASLDNDDGDLFTMVQQRYQKTLGCVEAINTFIKKNYQHTMTNSEKLYLTIHIDNMIHYLTQNNSSCRTKRSAF; encoded by the coding sequence ATGAAGATAACTCAAGTCCTGAATAATAATGTAGTCAGCGTTACCGACAATCAGGGGCAGGAGCTTATCTTGACCGGCTGCGGATTGGGTTTTCATTCCCGAACCGGGCAGGATGTGGAAATGCCGCGGGTGGAAAAAATATTCCGTTTGCAGGATAACGTCATTTCCGCGCGTTTTAAGGACCTGGCGCAGGAAGTCCCGCTGGAAATATTGCAACTGACCAGCGACATTGTCGAAACGGTGAAAAAGCAACTACAGCAGAAACTGAGCGAAGGCATTTACGTCACGCTGGCCGACCACCTCGCGTTTGCCCTGCAGTGCCAGCGCAACGGCACCCTGATTCAGAACCCGCTGCATTGGGAAGTGCGCCACTTCTACAAGCAAGAGTATGCCGTGGCGGAGCAAGCGCTCGCGTTGATACGGGAAACGCTGGGCGTCACTCTGCCGGAAGATGAGGCATGCAGTATTGCGTTGCATATCGTCAATGCCGAGCTTGGCGACAATATCGGTAATATGAAGCAGATTACGCAGCTGATTTATCAGGTGCAGAATATCGTCAAATATTATTTTCAGGTGCCGCTGGATGAAAACAACGGCAATTATTACCGCTTCATTACCCACCTGAAGTTTTTTTCTCAACGGGTGGTGGAAGGCGCTTCGCTGGATAATGACGACGGCGATTTATTTACCATGGTTCAGCAACGCTATCAAAAAACGCTGGGCTGTGTGGAAGCCATCAATACCTTTATCAAAAAAAACTACCAACACACCATGACCAATTCGGAGAAACTCTACCTAACCATTCATATCGATAATATGATTCATTATCTTACCCAAAATAATTCGAGTTGCAGGACAAAACGTTCTGCGTTTTGA
- a CDS encoding FCD domain-containing protein, producing MAKVVVLQERKQYQEIGCDLREKIQQGEYPVGSRLPPERNIAETYGVSRTIVREALLMLELEGTVDIRQGSGVYVLRVPSAEEPSPNAQNRIGAFEMLQARQLLESNIAAFAARMATRNDIDTLRHTLEQEQAAIAANDYRSDFDKIFHLQVAGATQNQMLLETVSNIWSCRDESPIWQQLYSHVGNHGYRLKWLADHQTILAALRRRDVSGSYQAMWQHLENVKTTLMEISDAEAPEFDGYLFDSVPIFQGKLV from the coding sequence GTGGCGAAGGTTGTGGTTCTACAAGAAAGAAAGCAATACCAGGAGATAGGGTGTGACCTGAGGGAGAAAATCCAGCAGGGGGAGTACCCGGTCGGGTCGCGTCTTCCGCCGGAGCGGAATATCGCGGAAACTTACGGCGTCAGCCGTACCATCGTGCGTGAAGCGTTGCTGATGCTGGAGCTGGAAGGCACGGTGGATATCCGCCAGGGGTCGGGCGTGTACGTGCTGCGCGTGCCGTCGGCGGAAGAGCCGTCTCCCAATGCGCAAAACCGCATCGGCGCGTTTGAAATGCTGCAGGCGCGTCAGTTGCTGGAAAGCAATATCGCCGCCTTTGCCGCCCGCATGGCGACCCGTAATGACATCGACACCCTGCGGCATACGCTGGAGCAGGAGCAGGCGGCCATCGCCGCCAACGATTACCGCAGCGATTTCGACAAAATCTTTCATCTGCAGGTGGCGGGCGCCACCCAAAACCAGATGTTGCTGGAAACGGTCAGCAATATCTGGTCCTGCCGGGACGAAAGCCCCATCTGGCAGCAGCTTTACAGCCATGTCGGCAACCACGGCTACCGGCTGAAATGGCTGGCGGACCACCAGACGATACTGGCGGCGCTGCGCCGTCGGGACGTCAGCGGTTCTTATCAGGCGATGTGGCAGCATCTGGAAAACGTCAAAACCACGCTGATGGAGATTTCCGACGCCGAAGCGCCGGAATTTGACGGCTACCTGTTCGACTCGGTACCGATCTTTCAGGGAAAACTGGTCTGA